Part of the Paenibacillus terrae HPL-003 genome is shown below.
GGTTTTACTGAGCAAAGGATTATATGCCTCTCTCGGATGAGAATGGTAGATTAATATACGTTTGGCACCTCTGACTGCTGTATCACTCGGATCATCCTCTTGCGCAGGGTCCGTTTCTGGCGTAGTCGGAAGATCTGGCGTTGTAGAGCCATTGTTCGGTGGATTGGTAGAAGCATTCGGGCCACCGGGAGCATCCGTCGTTCCCTGATCAGGCTGATAATCAATAGGCGCCTCTACCCTGTTATTCCCTGAGCCCTTACGCAACAAAACAGGCGTACCCGCAGACATACCAGGAATTTCGCGAGCTATGAGACTTTTGGGGTCCTGTGGATTAATACCTGTGAGCATTTGGAACACAAAAGGCGACCATTGTTCACCCGACAACGAAGATTGTTGCTTCTTCTGTGCCAAATGAGGTACTTCCATGCCGAGCATGTCCGCAAAAAAACCACTGGAAACCGAGCCTGCAAATCCTTTCATCGAAGATACCGGAGACGTTTGCAAACGATTTTCCGCCAGTCCTCCCAGCCCCAATACAACAAATAAAAGCGCCGAGCCCATAATAAGCAGCACAAGCGTGTGTCCCATAGCCAAAATTTCAAGGCCCTTTCTTCTCCATCTTCCGACGTTCCAGGTTTGAATTTTTTTCATGTGGGTCTTGTCCTCCTTCGTCCCGTCGAAGCCCGCCTTATGCTCAGAACCTATAGGTTCCAGTCAGCAGCGGAAATCTCTTATACTTCAACTCTATGAACGGAGAACAATTGCTAGAACACAAAAAAATCTCCACTCGCAGGTAAATCCCACCCCTTATTACAAGAGATAGGATGCCTGCTAGATAGAGAATTTTGTGTATGAAATATGCTTTTACTAACCCTCATTAATGTGTATAAGCGGCGACATTGCCGGGATCGACGGCTTCATGCAGGGCGGCGTTCAATCCGGTTGCAATAATATTCGCAATATCTTCTATAAATTCATCAATCTCCTTTGGGGTCACAATCAGATCATGTCCCAGCGGCTGAAGCACCTCTCTCACCAATCCCAGTCTCTCAGGCTCTGAAATATCATCCAGCATTCCCAGTATTGCTTTCGTAGA
Proteins encoded:
- a CDS encoding stage II sporulation protein P, with amino-acid sequence MKKIQTWNVGRWRRKGLEILAMGHTLVLLIMGSALLFVVLGLGGLAENRLQTSPVSSMKGFAGSVSSGFFADMLGMEVPHLAQKKQQSSLSGEQWSPFVFQMLTGINPQDPKSLIAREIPGMSAGTPVLLRKGSGNNRVEAPIDYQPDQGTTDAPGGPNASTNPPNNGSTTPDLPTTPETDPAQEDDPSDTAVRGAKRILIYHSHPREAYNPLLSKTSSNPNSGSKSANVSRVGDFVKKRLEKQGISTLHVNKDYAKTVQNYNWNYSYKYSRETVKEALAGNKSLTYLLDIHRDSQRHGKTTATINGLSYAKVYFIIGHDNKNWRKNEAFAARIHEKLEKSYHGVSRGIWGKDGGKGNNGEYNQSLSSHSILIEIGGIDNTEEELKRTSDVLANMIGEVYWEDQKAQKAGTNVSDTKKSNGGN